In the Hemitrygon akajei chromosome 7, sHemAka1.3, whole genome shotgun sequence genome, one interval contains:
- the nrarpa gene encoding notch-regulated ankyrin repeat-containing protein A translates to MSQAEVSPAAAPQRMFQEAVRRGNTRELQSLLQNMTDCHFNVNSFGPEGQTALHQSVIAGNLELVKLLVKFGADIRLANRDGWSALHIAAFGGHQDIVLYLITKAKYGASGGR, encoded by the coding sequence ATGAGCCAGGCCGAGGTTTCTCCGGCCGCCGCCCCGCAGCGCATGTTCCAGGAGGCGGTGCGACGCGGCAACACGCGGGAACTGCAATCGCTGCTGCAGAACATGACCGACTGTCACTTCAACGTCAACTCGTTCGGGCCCGAGGGCCAAACGGCGCTGCACCAGTCGGTGATCGCCGGGAACCTGGAGCTCGTCAAGCTGCTCGTCAAGTTCGGCGCTGACATTCGCCTGGCCAACCGCGACGGCTGGAGCGCGCTGCACATCGCGGCCTTCGGCGGCCATCAGGACATCGTGCTCTACCTCATCACCAAGGCCAAGTACGGGGCCAGCGGCGGCCGGTGA